A window of the Brassica oleracea var. oleracea cultivar TO1000 chromosome C1, BOL, whole genome shotgun sequence genome harbors these coding sequences:
- the LOC106323587 gene encoding DNA-directed RNA polymerase II subunit 1-like codes for MDTRFPFSPAEVSKVRVVQFGILSPDEIRQMSVMHVEHSETTEKGKPKVGGLSDARLGTIDRKVKCETCMANMAECPGHFGHLELAKPMYHVGFMKTVLSIMRCVCFNCSKILAHEEEHKFKQAMKIKNPKNRLKKILEACKNKTKCADDDNLEDVQSQDMDGPVKKIRGGCGAVQPKLTIEGMKMIAEYKITRKKNDEQDQLPERAEMKKTLGADRVLSVLKRISDEDCQLLGFNPKYARPDWMILEVLPIPPPPVRPSVMMDATSRSEDDLTHQLAMIIRHNENLKRQEKSGAPAHIISEFTQLLQFHIATYFDNELPGQPRATQKSGRPIKSICSRLKAKEGRIRGNLMGKRVDFSARTVITPDPTINIDELGVPWSIALNLTYPETVTPYNIERLKELVDNGPHPPPGKTGAKYIIRDDGQRLDLRYLKKSSDHHLELGYKVERHLIDGDFVLFNRQPSLHKMSIMGHRIRIMPYSTFRLNLSVTSPYNADFDGDEMNMHVPQSFETRAEVLELMMVPKCIVSPQANRPVMGIVQDTLLGCRKITKRDTFIEKDVFMNTLMWWEDFDGKVPAPAILKPRPLWTGKQVFNLIIPKQINLFRYSAWHSDQETGYITPGDTQVRIERGELLAGTLCKKTLGTGNGSLVHVIWEEVGPDAARKFLGHTQWLVNYWLLQNGFTIGIGDTIADSSTMEKINETISTAKTAVKDLIRQFQEKKLDPEPGRTMTETFENRVNQVLNKARDDAGSSAQKSLAETNNLKAMVTAGSKGSFINISQMTACVGQQNVEGKRIPFGFEGRTLPHFTKDDYGPESRGFVENSYLRGLTPQEFFFHAMGGREGLIDTAVKTSETGYIQRRLVKAMEDIMVKYDGTVRNSLGDVIQFLYGEDGMDAVWIESQKLDSLKMKKSEFDRTFKYEIDDVNWNPAYLSDEHLEDLKGIRELRDVFDAEYQKLEADRYQLGTEIATNGDSTWPLPVNIKRHIWNAQKTFKIDLRKISDLHPVEIVDAVDKLQERLLVVPGEDALSVEAQKNATLFFNILLRSTLASKRVLEEYKLSREAFEWVIGEIESRFVQSLVSPGEMIGCVAAQSIGEPATQMTLNTFHYAGVSAKNVTLGVPRLREIINVAKRIKTPSLSVYLTPEASRSKEGAKTVQCALEYTTLRSVTQATEVWYDPDPMSTIIEEDYEFVRSYYEMPDEDVSPDKISPWLLRIELNREMMVDKKLSMADIAEKINLEFDDDLTCIFNDDNAEKLILRIRIMNDEGAKGEGQDESAEDDVFLKKIESNMLTEMALRGIPDINKVFIKQVRKSKFDEEEGFKTSEEWMLDTEGVNLLAVMCHEDVDPKRTTSNHLIEIMEVLGIEAVRRALLDELRVVISFDGSYVNYRHLAILCDTMTYRGHLMAITRHGINRNDTGPLMRCSFEETVDILLDAAAYAETDCLRGVTENIMLGQLAPIGTGDCELYLNDEMLKNAIELQLPSYMDGLEFVGMTPARSPFSGTPYHESMMMTPNYLLTPNVRSSPTSDAQFSPYVSGMAFSPSSSPGYSPASPGQSSASPGYSPTSPYYSPTSPIYSPTSPNYRPTYSPTSPTYSPTSPIYRPTYSPTSPYYSPTSPTYSPTSPYYSPSSPGSSPTSPSYSPTSPSYYSRTSRSYSPTSPAHKAYSPTSPAYSPTSPSYIATSPSYSPTSPSYSPTSPAYSPTSPGYSPTSPSYSPTSPSYGSTSPSYNPQSAKYCPSLAYSPSDARLSPASPGYSPTSPNYSPTSPSYSPTSPSYSPSSPTHCPSSPYSSGASPDYSPSAGYSPTLPGYSSSSTGQYTPHEGYENDKTGEDASKDGKSSP; via the exons ATGGATACACGGTTCCCGTTCTCTCCGGCTGAGGTCTCAAAAGTCCGTGTGGTCCAGTTTGGGATTCTCAGCCCCGATGAGATC AGGCAAATGTCTGTTATGCACGTTGAGCATAGTGAGACCACCGAGAAAGGTAAACCCAAGGTTGGAGGATTGAGCGATGCTCGTCTCGGTACGATTGATCGGAAGGTGAAGTGCGAGACGTGTATGGCTAACATGGCTGAGTGCCCTGGGCATTTCGGGCATCTTGAGCTCGCTAAGCCTATGTACCACGTCGGTTTTATGAAAACGGTGTTGAGTATCATGCGTTGCGTTTGCTTCAATTGCTCCAAGATCTTAGCTCATGAG GAGGAGCATAAGTTTAAACAGGCTATGAAGATAAAGAACCCCAAGAATAGACTTAAGAAGATTCTGGAAGCGTGCAAAAACAAGACTAAATGTGCTGATGACGATAATCTCGAGGACGTTCAAAGCCAAGACATGGACGGACCCGTGAAGAAGATCCGTGGTGGATGTGGTGCAGTGCAACCGAAGCTGACTATCGAGGGCATGAAGATGATTGCTGAGTATAAAATAACGAGGAAGAAGAACGACGAGCAGGACCAGCTTCCAGAGCGTGCAGAAATGAAAAAGACGCTTGGTGCTGACAGG GTTTTGAGTGTTTTAAAGAGGATTAGCGATGAGGATTGTCAACTCCTAGGGTTCAACCCCAAGTATGCTCGTCCTGACTGGATGATTCTAGAAGTGCTTCCTATCCCTCCACCCCCTGTTAGACCATCTGTAATGATGGATGCTACTTCCAGAAGTGAG GATGACTTGACTCATCAGCTTGCAATGATTATCCGACACAACGAAAACTTGAAAAGACAGGAGAAAAGTGGAGCACCAGCTCATATTATATCAGAGTTCACACAGCTCTTGCAGTTTCATATAGCAACTTATTTTGATAACGAGTTGCCTGGACAGCCAAGG GCTACTCAAAAATCAGGGAGGCCCATTAAATCAATATGTAGTAGACTGAAGGCGAAGGAAGGCAGAATCAGGGGAAATTTGATGGGAAAACGAGTTGATTTCTCTGCACGTACTGTTATTACACCGGATCCAACGATAAATATCGATGAACTTGGTGTACCGTGGAGTATAGCCTTGAATCTCACATACCCTGAAACAGTTACTCCATATAACATTGAAAG ATTAAAGGAGCTGGTGGATAATGGGCCACATCCTCCACCTGGCAAGACTGGAGCTAAATATATCATTAGAGATGATGGCCAAAGACTAGACCTTCGTTACCTTAAGAAGAGCAGTGATCATCATTTGGAACTTGGATACAAA GTGGAGCGGCACTTAATTGATGGTGACTTTGTTCTGTTTAATCGTCAACCAAGTCTTCACAAGATGTCTATCATGGGTCACAGGATTAGGATCATGCCATACTCCACTTTCCGACTGAACTTGTCTGTCACTTCTCCTTACAATGCTGATTTTGATGGGGACGAGATGAACATGCATGTACCACAGTCATTCGAGACTAGAGCCGAGGTGTTGGAGCTGATGATGGTTCCCAAATGTATAGTCTCCCCCCAGGCGAATCGGCCTGTGATGGGTATTGTGCAAGATACACTTCTAGGATGCCGTAAAATTACAAAGAGAGATACCTTCATTGAGAAG GATGTATTCATGAATACGCTTATGTGGTGGGAAGACTTCGATGGGAAAGTCCCAGCTCCCGCAATTTTGAAGCCTCGTCCTCTTTGGACTGGCAAACAAGTCTTTAATCTTATCATACCAAAGCAGATAAATCTATTCAGGTACTCTGCATGGCACTCAGATCAAGAGACGGGATACATAACTCCAGGGGATACTCAAGTGAGAATTGAAAGAGGGGAGCTTCTCGCTGGAACTCTCTGCAAAAAGACCCTTGGTACCGGTAACGGAAGTCTCGTGCATGTCATTTG GGAAGAAGTTGGACCTGATGCAGCTAGAAAATTCCTTGGCCATACTCAATGGCTTGTCAACTACTGGCTACTGCAGAATGGTTTCACCATTGGAATTGGTGACACTATTGCTGATTCGTCGACGATGGAGAAAATTAACGAGACTATATCTACTGCCAAAACTGCTGTGAAAGACCTTATCCGTCAGTTCCAGGAAAAGAAACTGGACCCTGAGCCGGGGAGAACTATGACAGAGACATTTGAGAACAGAGTTAACCAG GTCTTGAATAAAGCTCGTGACGATGCTGGAAGCAGTGCTCAAAAGAGTTTAGCAGAAACCAACAACCTCAAGGCCATGGTGACAGCAGGATCCAAAGGAAGTTTCATTAACATCTCTCAGATGACAGCGTGCGTTGGTCAGCAGAACGTGGAAGGGAAACGGATCCCGTTTGGTTTCGAAGGGCGGACGTTGCCTCATTTCACCAAAGATGATTACGGTCCAGAGAGCCGTGGGTTCGTGGAGAATTCGTACCTGCGTGGGTTGACTCCCCAGGAGTTCTTTTTCCACGCAATGGGAGGAAGGGAAGGTCTTATCGATACCGCTGTGAAGACATCAGAGACTGGATACATCCAGAGGCGGTTGGTCAAGGCCATGGAGGATATTATGGTTAAATATGACGGGACGGTGAGAAACTCGTTGGGCGATGTTATTCAGTTTCTCTATGGGGAAGATGGTATGGACGCTGTGTGGATCGAGTCACAGAAGCTGGACTCTTTGAAAATGAAGAAGTCTGAGTTCGACAGGACGTTCAAGTACGAGATTGATGACGTCAACTGGAATCCAGCTTACCTAAGCGACGAACATCTTGAGGACTTGAAAGGGATCCGGGAGCTGCGTGACGTGTTTGATGCTGAGTATCAGAAGCTTGAGGCTGACAGATACCAACTCGGCACTGAGATTGCTACAAACGGTGATAGCACTTGGCCGTTACCTGTTAACATCAAGAGGCATATCTGGAATGCGCAGAAGACTTTCAAGATTGATTTACGCAAGATCTCGGATTTGCACCCGGTTGAAATCGTTGATGCGGTTGATAAGTTACAGGAGAGGTTGCTGGTTGTTCCCGGTGAAGATGCACTGAGTGTAGAAGCTCAGAAAAACGCCACGCTGTTCTTTAACATTTTGCTTCGCAGCACTCTCGCTAGTAAAAGAGTTTTGGAGGAGTACAAGCTCAGCCGCGAGGCTTTTGAGTGGGTTATTGGTGAGATAGAATCGAGATTTGTGCAGTCGCTTGTATCTCCCGGGGAGATGATTGGTTGTGTTGCTGCTCAGTCTATTGGAGAGCCTGCTACGCAGATGACTCTGAACACTTTCCATTACGCTGGTGTCAGTGCGAAGAATGTTACCCTCGGTGTTCCAAGGCTGCGAGAGATTATTAACGTTGCTAAACGGATCAAGACACCTTCTCTATCTGTCTACCTCACACCGGAAGCTAGCAGATCAAAAGAAGGGGCCAAAACTGTTCAATGTGCTTTGGAGTATACTACTCTCAGGAGTGTCACTCAAGCTACGGAGGTCTGGTATGACCCGGATCCGATGAGTACTATAATAGAAGAAGATTATGAGTTTGTGAGGTCATACTACGAAATGCCTGATGAAGATGTTTCTCCGGATAAAATATCTCCTTGGCTGCTTCGTATAGAGCTGAACCGCGAGATGATGGTCGATAAGAAGCTGAGTATGGCGGATATTGCTGAGAAGATCAACCTTGAGTTTGATGATGATCTGACTTGCATTTTCAATGACGACAATGCTGAGAAACTGATCCTTCGGATTCGTATTATGAACGATGAGGGAGCAAAGGGAGAAGGGCAAGATGAATCAGCTGAGGATGATGTGTTCCTTAAAAAGATTGAGAGCAACATGCTGACGGAGATGGCGCTGAGGGGTATTCCAGACATCAACAAGGTGTTCATCAAACAGGTTAGGAAAAGCAAGTTTGATGAGGAGGAAGGGTTCAAGACGTCTGAAGAGTGGATGTTAGATACAGAAGGTGTTAATCTGTTGGCTGTGATGTGCCACGAAGATGTGGATCCAAAGAGGACAACCAGCAATCACTTGATTGAGATTATGGAAGTTCTCGGAATCGAGGCGGTTCGCCGTGCTTTGTTGGATGAGCTTCGAGTTGTGATATCCTTTGATGGCTCCTATGTGAACTACCGTCATCTTGCCATCTTGTGTGATACGATGACCTATCGTGGTCATCTGATGGCGATCACTCGACATGGGATCAACAGAAACGACACTGGCCCTCTGATGAGGTGCTCGTTTGAAGAAACGGTTGATATTCTACTGGATGCTGCGGCTTATGCTGAGACGGACTGCTTGCGTGGCGTGACCGAGAATATAATGCTTGGCCAGCTTGCACCAATTGGAACAGGAGATTGTGAGCTGTATCTGAACGATGAGATGCTGAAGAATGCTATTGAACTTCAGCTCCCTAGCTATATGGATGGCCTGGAGTTTGTTGGAATGACTCCTGCTCGCTCACCATTTTCAGGCACTCCTTATCATGAAAGCATGATGATGACACCAAACTACCTCTTGACTCCAAATGTGCGATCGTCGCCAACGTCAGACGCACAGTTCTCTCCGTATGTTAGTGGAATGGCCTTTTCACCTTCTTCATCTCCAGGTTACAGCCCAGCATCCCCAGGACAAAGTTCTGCTTCCCCCGGTTATAGCCCGACTTCTCCCTACTACAGTCCCACTTCCCCCATCTACAGTCCCACTTCCCCCAACTACAGGCCCACCTACAGTCCCACTTCGCCCACCTACAGCCCCACTTCGCCAATCTACAGGCCCACCTACAGTCCCACTTCGCCCTACTACAGTCCCACCTCGCCCACATACAGTCCCACTTCGCCCTACTACAGTCCCAGTTCTCCTGGCTCTAGCCCAACAAGTCCTTCCTATTCTCCCACTTCCCCTAGCTATTATAGTCGGACATCCCGAAGTTACAGTCCGACATCACCGGCTCACAAAGCTTACAGCCCTACTTCCCCTGCATACAGCCCCACCTCTCCATCTTACATCGCTACTTCACCATCTTACAGCCCAACTTCGCCTTCTTACAGTCCCACTTCACCCGCATACAGCCCTACATCTCCTGGCTACAGCCCAACTTCACCAAGCTACAGTCCAACCTCACCTAGTTACGGGTCTACGTCTCCAAGCTACAATCCTCAGTCTGCTAAATATTGTCCATCTTTGGCTTACTCTCCTAGCGATGCAAGGCTATCACCAGCTAGCCCTGGCTACAGTCCTACATCACCAAACTACAG CCCTACATCACCATCGTACTCGCCCACTTCTCCATCGTATTCACCTTCAAGTCCAACACACTGTCCCAGCAG CCCATACAGCTCAGGAGCAAGCCCTGACTACAGCCCAAGCGCAGGCTACTCACCAACACTTCCTGGCTATTCTTCTTCATCCACCGGTCAGTATACACCACACGAAGGCTATGAAAATGACAAGACTGGAGAAGATGCCAGCAAGGATGGTAAAAGCAGCCCTTGA